The following are encoded in a window of Sminthopsis crassicaudata isolate SCR6 chromosome 3, ASM4859323v1, whole genome shotgun sequence genomic DNA:
- the PTAFR gene encoding platelet-activating factor receptor: MMDEKNSDRIDSEFRYTLIPIVYSIIFVLGIISNGYVLWVFITLNPAKKLNEIKIFMVNLTVADLLFLFTLPLWIVYYFNQGDWILPNFLCNVAGCLFFINTYCSVAFLGVITYNRFQAVTDPIKAAQSTTRRRGIILSVIIWVVIVGCALYFLILDSTNVVLLKTSGKNVTRCFENYEKGSIPVLIIHVIIVFCFFIVFLVILVCNAIIIRTLLAQPLQPQSNANVKQKALWMVCTVMAVFFICFVPHHIIQLPWTVAELKIGFQDNSRVHQCINDIHQVTLCLMSINCVLDPVIYCFLTKKFRKHLSEKLQSMKGSRKCSRVTTDTAVEVAVPLNNYPINTMTN, encoded by the coding sequence ATGATGGATGAAAAGAACTCTGACCGGATAGATTCTGAATTCAGATACACCCTCATTCCTATTGTCTATAGTATCATCTTTGTTCTGGGAATCATCTCTAATGGTTATGTGCTGTGGGTGTTTATCACCCTCAACCCTgccaagaaattaaatgagatcaaGATCTTCATGGTCAACCTGACAGTGGCTGACCTGCTCTTCTTGTTTACTCTGCCCTTGTGGATTGTCTATTATTTTAACCAGGGTGACTGGATCCTACCCAACTTCCTCTGCAATGTGGCAGGCTGTCTCTTCTTCATTAATACTTACTGTTCTGTAGCCTTTCTTGGGGTCATTACTTATAACCGCTTCCAGGCTGTGACAGACCCCATCAAAGCAGCCCAATCCACCACTCGTCGGCGGGGCATCATCCTGTCCGTGATCATCTGGGTCGTGATTGTGGGGTGTGCCTTGTATTTCCTCATTTTGGATTCGACAAACGTTGTTCTCCTGAAGACCAGCGGGAAAAATGTAACCCGCTGctttgaaaattatgaaaagggaAGCATCCCTGTTCTTATCATTCATGTCATCATTGTGTTCTGCTTCTTCATCGTTTTCCTTGTGATCCTGGTCTGCAATGCAATCATTATCCGGACCTTGTTGGCTCAGCCTCTCCAGCCCCAGAGCAATGCTAATGTTAAACAGAAAGCACTTTGGATGGTTTGTACCGTGATGGCTGTCTTCTTCATCTGCTTTGTGCCCCACCACATCATTCAATTGCCCTGGACAGTGGCAGAGCTGAAGATAGGTTTTCAGGACAACAGCCGTGTGCATCAATGTATCAATGACATCCACCAGGTGACCCTCTGTCTCATGAGCATCAACTGTGTCTTGGACCCTGTCATCTACTGCTTCCTCACCAAGAAATTCCGAAAACACCTTTCAGAGAAGTTACAGAGCATGAAAGGGAGTCGCAAATGTTCCCGTGTCACTACAGATACAGCTGTAGAAGTGGCCGTGCCCCTCAACAACTATCCCATCAATACCATGACCAATTAA